DNA from Planctomycetota bacterium:
GCCAGCGACACGTCCAGCGCCTGGCCCTCGCGCATCGAGCTCGTGAAGTAGATGCCCCGCAGGAACAGCGGCTTGGGGCTCCACTCGCCCGCGACGAAGATCATCTCCAGGTACCGGCGCAGGCGCGGGGCGATCCGCACCAGGTTGTCGGGCAGCTCGAACAGCTCGTCCACCTGGTCGGTCCGCCGGGCGTTGGGGTCCTCGGTGTGCACCGGGTTCTGCAGCAGCCCGAACCGCCGGCGGATAAGCCGCTGACGCACCGTCTCGAGGTGCTTGTCCACGCTCGCGGGGTCGAACTTCTCGTCGAGCTGCGCCGGGTTGCTCCACCCCAGGATCTGGTGCTGCACGTCCGGCTGCGTGATGGTCTCGAAGAACTCACGGAACCCCACGATCTTGTCGCACTTCGTGACAATCACGCTCACGGGGAAGCGCACGTCCAGCGTCCGCTGGATGACGTCGAGCTGGCGCGCGATGACCCCGGCGGTCTGCTCGATCTTCTCCGACGAGTCCTTCAGCAGGCTCTCCGACGAGATCACCAGCAGCAGCCCGTTGATCGGGCAGCGCGGGCGGGCCGTCTTCAGCAGCTTCATGAACGACTTCCACTCCGGGTCGTCCTCGGTCATGAACATGCGACCGGCGGTGTCGAGCACCACCGAGTGGTTCGTGAACCACCAGTGCATGTTCAGCGTCCCGCCCGCGCCCTGCAGCGGGTCCTGCAGGCCCGGCGGGAAGCCCACGTTGCAGTGGCGCAGCGCCTCGGTCTTGCCCGAGCCGGGCGGGCCGGCGAGCAGGAACCACGGCAGGCTGTACAGGTCCTTGCCCGCCGCCTTGAACGTCGTCACCCCGTCCTCGAACTTCTTGCGCAGGTCGTCCATCCGCGCCTTCTGCGCCGGGTCCGCCGTTCCACGCCCGCCGCGCGCCAGCGCCTCGGCGAACGGCTTGCTCTTCGAGCGGCTGCGCAGCCACAGCACCCCGCGGAACAGCAGCAGCAGGATCACGACGAGAACCACGCCGATCGCGATCCACATGAACAGCCGCTGGAACCCCCCGGGAACGAACGCCATCACCCCCGAGCCGATCCCCACCAGCCCGCCGACCAGCACCAGCGCCTGCACCGGCCTGGGAAGATTCGCGAACAGCCCCAGCATGCCTGCCTCCCTCGGCGTCGAGCCCGACGCCAACGCCCGTCACGAACCCGCCCGACTCCAACCCGCCCGTCACGATCCAGAACGCTCCGGCACCTCCGACGTCGTGATCGCCTCCAGCGAGTCGCGCAGCCCGCGGCTCGCGTTGCGGAACAGCTCCACGTACGCCACCAGCAGCACCCCCACCATCACCACCAGCACGATCACCAGGCTCATCAGGCTCCGGTTCGGCGGCAGCGTCAGGTTCCGCGTGTCCACGTTCTCGTACGCGTCCGGGCAGATCCGCGCCAACTGGTCCGCGTCGATCATCCCCCGCATGCGGGCCGCGATCTCCAGCATCTTCCGGCGGATGTAGTCCGGCTGCCCCGTGTACAGCCCCGTGAAGCCCAGCCCGATGCACACGTAGTACACCGCCAGCCGCTGCGTCGCCGAGTCCGACGGGTCCCGCATCGTGTCGTCCAGCAGATCCCAGAACTTCTCCTCGAACCCCAGCTCCCCCAGCTCGTGGCTGATCGGCTTCCACCCCGGCGGGAGGCGGCTGTTCAGGATCATCGAGTCCGTAAAGAAGATCAGCACCCGCTCGGCCTCGCCGTACGGCCCGGCCAGGCCGGGCGTCTGCTCCGCCTTC
Protein-coding regions in this window:
- a CDS encoding DotU family type IV/VI secretion system protein, producing the protein MATLVEICEPLFQYVCRLNRLGRKGGRTDYGIVRSELKAIFADMRTKAEQTPGLAGPYGEAERVLIFFTDSMILNSRLPPGWKPISHELGELGFEEKFWDLLDDTMRDPSDSATQRLAVYYVCIGLGFTGLYTGQPDYIRRKMLEIAARMRGMIDADQLARICPDAYENVDTRNLTLPPNRSLMSLVIVLVVMVGVLLVAYVELFRNASRGLRDSLEAITTSEVPERSGS